ATCGGCGGCAGAGTCGCATCATCGAGGGCGAGCGAGTGATAGCGTCCCGCCGCGAACGGCGAGGGGATGCCGTCGAACAGGGCTGATCCGTCGTGGCTCACCTGCGAGACCATGCCGTGCATCAGCTCAGGGGCGGCTCCCACCGCGCCGCCGAAGGCCTCGCCGATCGCCTGATGACCGAGGCAGACACCGAGCAGCGGCATCCCCGTCTCGGCCGCGAGATGCACGACGGCGATCGACGCGCCCGCATCGGCCGGTGCGCCCGGCCCGGGAGAGATCATCACCGCGTCGTGAGCGCGAAGGCGCTCCCGCCAATGGCGGATCACCTCGGCATCCGGAACTGCGCCTGCGGCATCCGCCTCCACCATCACCACCTCTGCACCCAGCTCACAGAGGTAGCCGATGAGGGTGTGCACGAAGCTGTCGTGG
The window above is part of the Microbacterium sp. nov. GSS16 genome. Proteins encoded here:
- a CDS encoding anthranilate synthase component II encodes the protein MTPRVLVVDNHDSFVHTLIGYLCELGAEVVMVEADAAGAVPDAEVIRHWRERLRAHDAVMISPGPGAPADAGASIAVVHLAAETGMPLLGVCLGHQAIGEAFGGAVGAAPELMHGMVSQVSHDGSALFDGIPSPFAAGRYHSLALDDATLPPMLRVTARAEHGTIMAVEHETLPILGVQFHPESVLTDHGHRLLGNWLSSVPSSASQRQPAGGTQ